From one Ammospiza nelsoni isolate bAmmNel1 chromosome 14, bAmmNel1.pri, whole genome shotgun sequence genomic stretch:
- the PTPN9 gene encoding tyrosine-protein phosphatase non-receptor type 9, whose protein sequence is MAAELSAEEEQATKQFLEEINKWTGQYNVSPLSWNVAVKFLMARKFDVLRAIELFHSYRETRLKEGIVKLKPHEEPLRSELLSGKFTILSVRDPSGASIALFTAKLHHPSKSVQHVVLQALFYLLDRAVESFETQRNGLVFIYDMAGSQYTNFELDLSKKILNLLKGAFPARLKKVFIVGAPMWFRVPYSIISLLLKEKLRERVQMVKMSELKDHLPRECLPEYLGGSLKLDPLSWNCRFLPQQNGHPDPLDELILVPLAAPKDNGSVHVPGPKSVTLQELLDHVSHKQKRGIYEEYEDIRRRSPAGTFACSLAPYNQDKNRYGDVPCLDQTRVKLAKPYSRPELTDYINASFMDGYKQRNAYIGTQGPLENTYGDFWRMVWEQNVLVIVMTTRLEEGGRRKCGQYWPLEKDFQACFGALTITNLGVENLNHYKKTILEIHSSETRERRLVSHFQYLSWPDYGVPSSAATLIDFLGAVKQQQRVAVSALGPRFKGHPGGPPVVVHCSAGIGRTGTFCALDICLSQLQDVGTLNIYQTVLRMRSQRAFSIQTPEQYYFCYTAILEHAQREGLLLSNHSRAAQERSSPGH, encoded by the exons ATGGCCGCGGAGCTCAGCGCCGAGGAGGAGCAG GCCACCAAGCAGTTCCTGGAGGAGATCAACAAGTGGACAGGCCAGTACAATGTGTCCCCGCTCTCCTGGAATGTGGCTGTCAAGTTCCTCATGGCCCGCAAGTTCGACGTCCTGCGGGCCATCGAGCTCTTCCACTCCTACCGG gagACGCGGCTGAAGGAGGGGATTGTGAAGCTGAAGCCGCACGAGGAGCCACTGCGCTCGGAGCTGCTCAGTGGGAAATTCACCATTCTG AGCGTGCGGGACCCCTCGGGAGCCTCCATCGCCCTGTTCACAGCCAAGCTGCACCACCCCAGCAAGAGCGTGCAGCACGTGGTGCTCCAGGCACTCTTCTACCTGCTGGACCGAGCTGTGGAGAG cTTTGAGACACAAAGGAATGGGCTGGTATTCATCTACGACATGGCAGGGTCACAGTACACCAACTTCGAGCTGGACCTCAGCAAGAAGATCCTCAACCTGCTCAAG GGTGCCTTCCCAGCTCGGCTGAAGAAGGTTTTCATCGTGGGAGCACCCATGTGGTTCCGTGTGCCCTACTCCATCATCAGCCTGCTACTGAAGGAGAAGCTGCGGGAGCGG GTGCAGATGGTGAAGATGTCGGAGCTGAAGGATCACCTGCCCCGGGAGTGCCTCCCTGAGTACCTCGGGGGGTCCCTCAAGCTGGACCCTCTGAGCTGGAACTGCCGGTTCCTGCCCCAGCAGAACGGGCACCCCGACCCCCTGGACGAGCTCATCCTGGTGCCGCTGGCGGCCCCCAAAGATAACGGCTCCGTCCACGTCCCCGGGCCCAAGTCTGTcaccctgcaggagctgctggaccaCGTCAGCCACAAGCAGAAACGTGGCATCTATGAGGAGTATGAAGACATTCGGCGCAGGAGCCCAGCCGGCACCTTCGCCTGCTCTTT GGCACCCTACAACCAGGACAAGAACCGGTACGGGGACGTGCCCTGCCTGGACCAAACCCGTGTCAAGCTGGCAAAGCCATACAGCCGCCCGGAG ctgaCTGACTACATCAATGCGAGCTTCATGGATGGCTACAAGCAGAGGAATGCTTACATTGGCACTCAGG GGCCTCTGGAAAACACCTATGGTGACTTCTGGCGCATGGTGTGGGAGCAGAATGTCCTGGTGATCGTGATGACAACCCG gctggaggagggaggcaggaggaagTGCGGCCAGTACTGGCCCCTGGAAAAGGATTTCCAGGCGTGCTTTGGGGCCCTGACCATCACCAACCTGGGCGTAGAGAACCTCAACCATTACAAGAAGACCATCCTGGAGATCCACAGCTCAGAG ACCAGGGAGCGGCGGCTGGTGTCCCACTTCCAGTACCTGAGCTGGCCAGATTATGGTGTCCCCTCTTCCGCTGCCACTCTCATTGACTTTCTGGGGGCcgtgaagcagcagcagagagtggCTGTCAGCGCCCTGGGACCTCGCTTCAAGGGCCACCCCGGGGGACCCCCAGTCGTGGTGCACTGCAGCGCTGGCATTGGCAGGACAG GTACCTTCTGCGCGCTGGACAtctgcctgtcacagctgcaggacGTGGGCACGCTGAACATCTACCAGACAGTGCTGCGCATGCGGAGCCAGCGCGCCTTCAGCATCCAGACCCCCGAGCAGTATTACTTCTGCTACACGGCCATCCTGGAGCACGCCCAGCGcgaggggctgctgctctccaacCACAGCCGGGCCGCCCAGGAGAGGAGCTCGCCGGGGCACTGA
- the LOC132079333 gene encoding basic proline-rich protein-like has translation MPGPGHPGGAGRGGRTRGRPRGPGLPGEPRRGHRPAPPTNPAPPPHRRRAPPPTDRRRGPAPGPAASRPRRPALPYLEAAPGSGRVSLRVRGWRAPPGRAAGAGCPRRSEKGGSPRPSSRRGGAGGGGAGAQAGVGGSAGGGGSPERPLAETRARHRLGQWERWPRPPGPPLLAAAPRKGMWRGREGGEEGGERPPKKNVRISSAPRPRPASPTALLAAIPKRRPIAERGRAAVTARSPPTRRIGPARHRRDHAPLSGEPFCGMFTSRPRPAPAAPPAVLPPAPGTGANRFGGESGGGGSAVGPEPGGGAALPFVPDPFTSGMAAPHVGRVGYTCGRGAQGAHTHSLPHTPRTLAHAHTHARTHRGGGGGGPWAVRAAGGGAFSSHSQWRARKGAWPPRQWPPPSLPPPRTHTLSHSPPPPRPSRASRRRDPERARASLPSHPPRFSLRFPPGRPPGPWEAIPVKGGETGKASSPEWRGNSPRGGLAPRCRSSRPHRPRREGGREGGVRDRPLPAAEGGREPGQPVPPRRQPAFPSARTRGGRGG, from the exons aTGCCGGGGCCGGGACaccccggcggggcggggcggggcgggaggACGCGCGGCCGCCCGCGCGGGCCGGGGCTCCCCGGGGAGCCGCGCCGCGGGCACCGGCCGGCCCCCCCCACCAaccccgcgccgccgccgcacCGGCGCCGGGCCCCGCCCCCTACGGATCGCCGGAGGGGGccggccccgggcccggcggccTCCCGTCCCCGCCGTCCCGCTCTTCCTTACCTCGAAGCGGCTCCTGGCAGCGGCCGGGTCTCCCTCAGGGTCCGGGGGTGGCGGGCACCtcccgggcgggcggcgggggcgggctGTCCCCGGCGCAGTGAGAAGGGGGGGTCCCCGCGCCCCTCCTCCCGGAGGgggggggcgggcgggggcggcgccgGTGCCCAGGCGGGGGTGGGGGGCTCGGCGGGGGGG GGGGGGAGCCCCGAGCGCCCGTTGGCTGAGACGCGCGCCCGTCACCGTCTCGGCCAATGGGAGCGCTGGCCCCGCCCACCCGGCCCACCCCTATTGGCCGCGGCCCCCAGGAAGGGGATGtggagaggaagggagggaggagaggaggggggGGAGCGACCGCCGAAGAAAAATGTCCGTATAAGCAGCGCGCCCCGCCCCCGTCCCGCCTCCCCCACCGCCCTATTGGCTGCGATACCAAAGCGCCGGCCAATTGCCGagcggggccgcgccgccgTCACGGCGAGAAGCCCACCCACGCGGCGAATTGGCCCCGCCCGCCACCGGCGAGACCACGCCCCCCTCTCTGGGGAGCCCTTTTGTGGAATGTTTACATCGCGGCCGCGGCCCGCGCCAGCGGCTCCCCCCGCCGTCctccccccggccccgggcaccGGTGCCAACCGGTTCGGCGGCGAGAGTGGAGGGGGGGGCTCGGCGGTGGGGCCCGAGCCCGGGGGCGGCGCGGCGCTGCCTTTTGTCCCCGACCCCTTCACTTCCGGGATGGCGGCGCCCCACGTGGGGCGGGTCGGTTACACGTGCGGGCGGGGGGCACAGGGCGCACACACACACTCGCTCCCGCACACGCCCCGCACACTCGCACACGCTCACACTCACGCACGCACGcaccgaggaggaggaggaggggggccGTGGGCGGTGCGCGCCGCGGGGGGCGGTGCcttcagcagccacagccaaTGGCGTGCCAGGAAGGGGGCGTGGCCGCCGCGGCAATggccccctccctccctcccccccccccgcacacacacactcagTCACTCGCCTCCCCCCCCCCGCCCGTCGCGCGCTTCCCGCCGGCGGGATCCGGAGCGCGCGCGcgcctccctcccctcccacccccccCGCTTTTCCCTCAGGTTCCCGCCcggccgcccgcccggcccTTGGGAAGCGATTCCCGTGAAGGGGGGCGAAACTGGGAAA GCGAGCAGCCCTGAATGGAGGGGGAACTCCCCCCGGGGCGGATTGGCCCCGCGGTGCCGATCGTCACGGCCGCACCGCCCAcggcgggagggagggagggaggggggtgTGAGGGACAGGCCTCTCCCGGCGGCGGAGGGCGGGAGGGAGCCGGGCCAGCCGGTGCCCCCGCGGCGGCAGCCGGCCTTCCCCTCCGCTAGAACACGAGGTGGACGTGGGGGTTGA